The following are encoded in a window of Haliotis asinina isolate JCU_RB_2024 chromosome 14, JCU_Hal_asi_v2, whole genome shotgun sequence genomic DNA:
- the LOC137262133 gene encoding beta-hexosaminidase subunit alpha-like produces the protein MDINLLLTLLLLATGCMAAQKLQGERSYKRSRRRNHHAPGEGRRGKMKSAILQEMLPYEAVENVPVKERMDVSLWQTRGHAKTKRRRSKRRVPDYSRDKHAAYKTETRNRTQGQPWPLPRHFWSDPDMFYQLDSHFRFVISPSSRTCVTLRQALRRYYVIITGRPPSALSVVIGDQGQFEPSVEQGNPARLHSVVVSVLYSCSDAYPEPTANETYTLQISNDTASITAGEVWGALRGLETLSQLVYLSDHRQPCVHITDIVDFPRFHHRGVMINTGTQYLHPTTIKEVLEVMEHNKLNVLHWRLVDDQSFPWVSKSYPGFMNKDSNKETYSAADLADIVEFARQRGIRVLPELDSPGHTASWGNSVPDIMVDCADKLHRVVDVSSNVTYTVLERLWGDLLTAFPGRHVHLGGDDVPMSCWAKSKDIARFMERETIEDYKELQNYFTRRLSSIVSQLVANRTFVFWQDVLDSGVSIDEQAIIQILKPYPKAAISLAVSRGHRVIYSSPWCLNYVTSGMDWPMFYLADPLDHTVAVAEGELVVGGETCLSGEHLVNSNLEQALWSRVSAMAERLWSERGVRNVPEARMRLVEQLCRMMRRRVPISLRKELSPCNLRVP, from the exons CTCAGAAGCTCCAAGGGGAAAGGTCTTACAAGCGATCCAGACGGCGGAACCATCACGCCCCGGGTGAAGGTCGGCGGGGAAAGATGAAGAGTGCCATCTTGCAGGAGATGCTACCGTATGAAGCAGTGGAGAACGTCCCGGTCAAGGAGAGGATGGACGTGTCATTGTGGCAGACCAGAGGTCACGCGAAAACAAAACGACGTCGCTCCAAGAGACGGGTTCCAG ATTATTCACGTGACAAGCATGCGGCCTACAAGACGGAGACAAGAAACAGAACACAGGGTCAACCATGGCCATTACCCCGTCACTTCTGGTCTGACCCAGACATGTTTTATCAGTTGGATAGTCACTTCCGGTTTGTCATTAGCCCGTCTTCTCGGACCTGTGTGACACTCAGACAGGCACTGAGACGCTACTACGTCATCATTACGGGTCGGCCACCTAGTGCACTATCAGTAGTGATTGGGGACCAGGGGCAGTTCGAACCTTCTGTGGAACAAGGCAATCCTGCTCGTCTGCACAGCGTGGTAGTGTCAGTGCTGTACTCGTGCAGTGATGCATATCCAGAACCAACTGCAAATGAAACAT ACACATTACAGATCAGCAACGACACAGCGTCCATCACTGCGGGTGAGGTCTGGGGCGCTTTGAGAGGTCTGGAGACCTTGTCCCAACTGGTATATCTATCAGATCACAGGCAG CCGTGTGTTCACATCACCGACATCGTGGACTTTCCCCGTTTCCATCACCGCGGCGTCATGATCAACACCGGCACACAGTACCTCCATCCAACAACCATCAAGGAGGTCCTG GAGGTAATGGAGCACAATAAGCTGAATGTCCTGCATTGGCGTCTGGTAGATGACCAGTCCTTTCCCTGGGTCAGCAAGTCATATCCCGGCTTCATGAACAAG GATTCCAACAAGGAGACGTACAGCGCAGCGGACTTAGCGGATATCGTAGAGTTTGCCAGACAGAGGGGCATCCGGGTGCTTCCTGAGCTCGACTCACCAG GTCACACCGCCTCTTGGGGAAACAGCGTCCCTGACATCATGGTCGACTGTGCCGACAAACTGCATCGGGTGGTCGACGTCAGCAGTAACGTCACGTACACGGTGTTGGAACGGTTATGGGGTGATTTGTTAACAGCGTTCCCAGGACGTCACGTGCATCTTGGCGGGGACGATGTGCCCATGTCGTGTTG GGCAAAATCCAAAGACATTGCTAGGTTCATGGAAAGAGAAACAATTGAAGATTACAAAGAATTACAGAATTATTTCACTCGCAG ATTGTCAAGTATTGTAAGTCAGCTGGTCGCCAACAGGACATTTGTGTTCTGGCAGGATGTACTGGACAGTGGAGTCAGT ATTGACGAGCAAGCCATAATTCAAATCTTGAAACCTTATCCCAAGGCCGCTATTTCCTTAGCGGTTAGCAGAGGTCATCGGGTCATCTACTCGAGTCCGTGGTGTCTGAACTACGTCACATCCGGTATGGACTGGCCCATGTTCTATTTGGCTGATCCACTGGATCATACAG TTGCAGTCGCTGAGGGAGAGCTGGTGGTTGGCGGGGAGACCTGCCTCTCAGGTGAACACCTAGTGAACTCTAACCTTGAACAGGCTCTGTG GTCCCGTGTGAGTGCCATGGCGGAGCGACTCTGGAGTGAACGAGGCGTGAGGAACGTCCCCGAAGCCAGAATGCGACTGGTGGAACAGCTGTGCCGCATGATGAG GAGACGTGTCCCCATTAGTCTGAGGAAAGAGCTCAGCCCGTGCAATCTCCGCGTGCCCTGA